A single genomic interval of Chitinophaga sp. 180180018-3 harbors:
- a CDS encoding Gldg family protein, producing MRRIYKIAKAELFTLFYSPIAWMILIVFAFQTGMAFTEHLQEILRSQNTGFGNMFITANIFSGERGLLVTVQNYLYLYMPLLTMGLMSRELSSGSIKLLYSSPVTSSQIIRGKFLAMMAYSLLLTGILLIYVLIGIITVDHFDLPSVWSGLLAIYLLMCAYSAIGLFMSSLTSYQVVAALGTLVVLAALSYMNRVWQDVGFVRDITYWLSISGRCNEMIMGLICSEDVLYFVIVVCMFLTLSIQKLQASRTHASFAVVWSKYTLVVLAAMMLGYATSRPMLMAYYDTTETKRNTLTPNSQQIMAKLTGGLTITTYVNLLDREYYNGIPTQVNEDKKRLKQYIRFKPETKLKYVYYYDKPSNNPRLDLIYKNKPLAEQAKKEAEIRDLDINIFLTPEQIKKQIDLTDEGNTFVRLVERENGQKAFLRIYDDMFKFPGEAEVSAVFKRMVMKLPRIGFLEGQNERKIEGDRIKDYTLFSSVKTFRYALTNQGCDVETLDLSGDKQIPKEVDIIVIADMKDAMDSVAKKKLDAYIANGGNLVVTLKPGSEVMESFISQFGVKTVPGQLVQPKLDVAANVVMCVPTAAGKNLAEAFRIMQERHQYVGMVKAAGLVMAENKGFTATPVMQTIDSLKTWNELQTIDFVNDSATVDAASGERVDSFVTALALSRKVGNKEQRIMILGDADCISNGGMTPPIKRYGAANFSLIPGMFHWLSYGTVPVDVSRPLSSDNDISLTKESLKVVRYGLVWVIPGLLLIGSTILLIRRKRK from the coding sequence ATGAGACGAATTTATAAGATAGCCAAAGCAGAGCTGTTTACCTTGTTTTATTCGCCGATTGCCTGGATGATCCTGATCGTATTTGCCTTCCAGACAGGAATGGCATTTACAGAACATCTCCAGGAGATACTAAGATCGCAGAACACAGGCTTCGGTAATATGTTCATTACTGCGAACATCTTTTCCGGCGAGCGTGGCCTGCTGGTAACGGTGCAGAATTATCTCTACCTGTACATGCCCCTGCTTACCATGGGTTTGATGAGCCGGGAGCTGAGCAGTGGTTCCATTAAGTTGTTGTATTCATCTCCGGTAACCTCTTCCCAGATCATCCGCGGGAAATTCCTCGCTATGATGGCCTACAGCCTGCTGCTGACGGGGATCTTGCTGATATATGTATTGATTGGCATTATTACGGTAGATCATTTTGATTTGCCATCGGTATGGTCAGGTCTGCTGGCTATTTACCTGCTGATGTGCGCCTATTCTGCCATCGGACTGTTTATGTCGAGCCTGACCTCTTACCAGGTGGTAGCTGCGCTGGGCACATTGGTGGTGCTGGCAGCGCTTAGCTATATGAACCGGGTATGGCAGGACGTTGGCTTTGTGCGTGATATCACTTACTGGCTTTCTATTTCGGGCAGATGTAATGAAATGATCATGGGCCTGATTTGTAGTGAAGATGTGCTGTACTTCGTAATTGTAGTGTGTATGTTCCTTACGCTGAGCATTCAGAAGCTACAGGCCAGTCGCACGCATGCCTCTTTTGCGGTAGTATGGAGTAAATACACGCTGGTGGTGCTGGCAGCCATGATGCTGGGCTATGCTACTTCCAGGCCCATGCTGATGGCGTATTACGATACTACGGAAACTAAGCGGAATACACTTACGCCGAATAGTCAGCAGATCATGGCGAAGCTAACAGGCGGACTTACTATTACCACGTATGTAAATCTGCTCGACAGGGAATATTATAATGGCATTCCTACGCAGGTGAATGAAGATAAGAAACGGCTGAAACAGTATATCCGTTTTAAACCGGAAACAAAGCTGAAGTACGTTTATTACTATGATAAGCCGAGCAATAATCCGCGACTGGATCTTATTTATAAGAACAAACCTTTGGCTGAACAGGCTAAGAAGGAAGCAGAGATCCGCGACCTCGACATTAATATTTTCCTGACGCCGGAGCAGATAAAAAAGCAAATCGATCTGACCGATGAAGGCAATACTTTCGTGCGCCTTGTAGAAAGGGAAAACGGACAAAAAGCATTTCTGAGGATTTATGACGATATGTTCAAATTCCCCGGAGAAGCGGAAGTATCGGCCGTTTTCAAGCGCATGGTGATGAAACTGCCGAGGATAGGGTTCCTGGAAGGGCAGAACGAAAGAAAGATAGAAGGGGATAGAATTAAGGACTATACGCTTTTTTCGTCGGTGAAAACTTTCCGTTATGCGCTCACTAATCAGGGCTGTGATGTGGAAACACTGGACTTGTCGGGCGATAAACAAATCCCTAAGGAAGTTGATATCATCGTCATTGCGGACATGAAAGACGCCATGGATTCCGTTGCAAAGAAAAAACTGGATGCCTACATCGCCAATGGAGGTAACCTGGTGGTAACGCTCAAACCTGGTTCTGAGGTGATGGAATCGTTTATATCGCAGTTCGGCGTAAAAACAGTACCTGGTCAGCTGGTACAACCCAAGCTGGATGTTGCTGCCAATGTGGTGATGTGCGTACCTACGGCAGCGGGGAAGAACCTGGCAGAAGCATTCAGGATAATGCAGGAACGCCATCAGTATGTGGGTATGGTAAAAGCAGCAGGACTGGTGATGGCTGAAAATAAAGGCTTTACAGCTACTCCGGTCATGCAAACCATAGATTCCTTAAAAACCTGGAACGAATTACAGACGATCGATTTTGTGAACGACTCTGCCACTGTTGATGCTGCTTCCGGTGAGAGAGTGGATAGCTTTGTGACGGCATTGGCGCTGTCGAGGAAAGTGGGCAATAAGGAGCAACGCATTATGATCCTGGGGGATGCCGACTGTATCAGCAACGGCGGGATGACGCCCCCGATCAAACGTTATGGCGCCGCTAACTTTTCGCTGATCCCGGGCATGTTCCATTGGCTGTCGTATGGTACGGTGCCGGTGGATGTGAGCCGTCCTCTTTCTTCCGATAACGACATCTCGCTGACCAAAGAAAGCCTGAAAGTAGTACGATACGGCCTGGTATGGGTGATACCCGGATTGTTACTGATAGGAAGTACCATTTTACTGATCAGGAGAAAAAGAAAATAG
- a CDS encoding ABC transporter ATP-binding protein, protein MENTIVKVENLSHRYASQWAVRDINFEISSQGVVGLLGSNGAGKSTTMNIICGVLKQSKGDVYINGVNLKENPVAAKRNIGFMPQKLPLHQDFTVEEYLTYCADLRMVEKTQVKKAVNEAMERCGVAHFRERLLRNLSGGYQQRVGIAQAIVHTPKFVVLDEPTNGLDPNQIVEVRNLIKQIATNCAVLLSTHILTEVQATCREIKMIEEGQMVFSGSLEMFDNYIEPDTLLVTLDMPPVNEALLQVEGIRSVEQLAPTRFRLGYDGEKKTAQRLAAVSVHNNWGLMELIVEKSSLDAVFARLSRKKNK, encoded by the coding sequence ATGGAAAATACCATCGTAAAAGTTGAAAACTTGTCTCACCGTTATGCATCGCAGTGGGCGGTCAGAGATATAAATTTTGAGATCAGCAGTCAGGGTGTGGTAGGCCTGCTGGGATCTAACGGGGCCGGCAAATCCACCACCATGAACATCATCTGTGGGGTGCTGAAGCAGTCGAAGGGAGATGTATACATCAACGGTGTTAACCTGAAAGAAAACCCCGTAGCAGCCAAGCGAAACATTGGGTTTATGCCGCAGAAACTTCCGCTGCACCAGGATTTTACCGTAGAAGAATACCTGACCTATTGTGCAGATCTGAGAATGGTGGAGAAAACGCAGGTGAAAAAAGCGGTGAATGAAGCCATGGAACGCTGTGGGGTAGCACATTTTAGGGAACGGTTGCTGCGTAACCTGTCGGGCGGCTATCAACAACGTGTAGGCATTGCCCAGGCTATTGTACACACGCCGAAGTTTGTGGTACTGGATGAACCAACCAACGGACTGGATCCTAACCAGATCGTAGAGGTACGTAACCTGATCAAACAAATTGCCACCAACTGCGCCGTGCTGCTTTCCACGCATATCCTCACAGAAGTGCAGGCAACCTGCCGCGAGATCAAGATGATAGAAGAAGGACAGATGGTATTTTCCGGTTCGCTTGAAATGTTTGATAACTACATAGAACCGGATACGCTGTTGGTAACGCTGGATATGCCGCCGGTGAATGAAGCCTTGCTGCAGGTAGAAGGCATCCGGTCGGTGGAACAGCTGGCGCCAACCCGCTTCAGGTTAGGCTACGATGGAGAAAAGAAAACAGCGCAGCGCCTGGCAGCAGTGAGTGTACACAACAACTGGGGTCTGATGGAACTGATCGTCGAGAAAAGCTCATTGGATGCCGTATTTGCCAGATTATCCAGGAAAAAAAATAAATAA
- a CDS encoding RagB/SusD family nutrient uptake outer membrane protein codes for MNFKLLLIAVFTGLLTLSSCSKFLKEKSQSDVIPKTATDFRELLMGSGYMNNSEPMNFVYFLDDDVDLFLEFAGGTVPVAGTHDAVQYYPLYTWQPGLADRNGLGDLIAEDPSATVYFKYYNWIMGCNAVLDNIDKSIGSQQEKDRVKAEALAVRAMYYFRLVNLYGEPYNHNPQSLSIPLKLTSDISAVPMVQATVAQVYDRMVSDLKEATSLMDPLPIARRDYHINQPAIHILLSRVYLFMEKWEESKAEADKVFDQGGMIMDMTGLTTGTWLNYNNPEVEWLFGGNTQPNQSTYIPAASFRATFDANDIRLKVGITVLSQTFVPLVTKLPTGSDLAQTIRTSEAVLNRAEANVQLGNLAAALKDLNNLRRNRIVGYTDVNIGDKAGLLQAVRDERRKEFCYEGFRWFDLRRYGMTGISHRYQQDAGGSVLQYKLAPNDPMYTLPFPNSLLLRNPALKQNPSGRMGDRIGQ; via the coding sequence ATGAATTTTAAGTTATTGTTGATAGCTGTTTTTACCGGTCTGCTTACCTTAAGTAGTTGTTCCAAATTCCTGAAGGAAAAATCGCAGAGTGATGTGATTCCTAAAACAGCTACGGATTTCAGGGAGTTGCTCATGGGATCGGGGTACATGAATAATTCGGAGCCCATGAACTTTGTTTATTTCCTCGATGATGATGTAGACCTGTTCCTGGAATTTGCCGGTGGTACTGTTCCGGTTGCCGGTACGCATGATGCCGTGCAGTATTACCCGCTCTACACCTGGCAGCCCGGGCTGGCCGACAGAAATGGCCTGGGCGACCTGATTGCCGAAGATCCTTCCGCTACCGTCTACTTTAAATATTATAACTGGATAATGGGATGTAATGCGGTATTGGATAATATCGATAAATCTATCGGCAGCCAGCAGGAAAAAGACAGGGTGAAGGCAGAAGCGCTGGCAGTACGTGCCATGTATTACTTCAGGCTGGTGAATCTTTACGGAGAACCTTACAACCACAACCCGCAATCGCTGAGTATACCGCTGAAGCTGACTTCCGATATCTCGGCGGTTCCGATGGTACAGGCTACAGTGGCCCAGGTATATGACCGGATGGTGAGTGATCTGAAAGAAGCCACCAGCCTCATGGATCCTTTGCCCATTGCCCGCAGAGACTACCACATCAATCAACCGGCCATTCACATCCTGTTATCGCGGGTGTATCTTTTTATGGAAAAATGGGAAGAAAGCAAAGCCGAAGCCGATAAAGTATTTGATCAGGGCGGTATGATCATGGATATGACCGGACTTACTACCGGTACCTGGCTCAATTATAATAACCCGGAAGTAGAGTGGTTGTTTGGCGGCAATACGCAACCCAACCAATCGACCTACATTCCTGCTGCCTCCTTCCGCGCCACCTTCGATGCCAATGATATCCGCCTGAAAGTGGGCATTACGGTATTGTCACAAACCTTTGTGCCCCTTGTAACTAAACTGCCCACCGGCTCCGACCTGGCACAGACGATCCGTACTTCAGAAGCGGTGCTTAACAGGGCCGAAGCCAATGTACAACTGGGGAACCTGGCTGCTGCCCTGAAGGACCTGAACAACCTTCGCCGAAACCGCATCGTTGGCTATACCGATGTAAATATCGGCGACAAAGCCGGCCTGCTGCAGGCAGTAAGAGACGAACGCCGCAAGGAGTTCTGCTACGAAGGTTTCCGCTGGTTCGATCTCCGCCGCTACGGTATGACCGGTATCTCGCACCGCTACCAGCAGGATGCAGGCGGATCTGTGCTGCAGTACAAACTGGCGCCCAACGATCCGATGTATACGCTGCCTTTTCCCAACAGCCTGTTGCTGAGAAACCCGGCGCTGAAACAAAATCCATCCGGCCGTATGGGCGACAGGATAGGTCAATAA
- a CDS encoding SusC/RagA family TonB-linked outer membrane protein gives MRLTVVLLTTALLQASATGHAQTVTISGKSIPFKQVFSAIKQQTGFVVFSNTNTISEAGSVSLSAKEMPLRDFLNELLKDLPVTWLISDNTIVLSRKVTPTALPAPPISISGVIRSATGELLPGVSVRIKNTVTGAITAANGSFYFTHLPENTILQISMLGYESMEIGVRQSDNGYTAYAVNKAQSGSLLVTDGNNLVMNITLNRRDYEMNNVVITGYMNVNKGNYVGAVYSVKADDIKVAGETTIDQMLQGVVPGMSVMVQSGQVGASPKIRIRGTSTILGNQEPLWVVDGVIQRDPLPIPNGNGSLAGDMGELRLIASNAISWLNPNDIETITVLKDASATAIYGSQAANGVIVLTTKKARPGQLAVSYTSNLSIGQRPTYGMFDLMNSQELMKFSKEIYDARESYTTDILPIGYGGLIQQLQNKQIDYATYVQKYRKMEQQNTDWFGLLFRNAFNQNHSVSVSGGTEKITNRTSFNMQQQKGEARGNDLTAFSASSNTTLRFGKRLTVNLLLNGSIRETNGFAYGVNPFDYAYNTSRTIPMFNDDGTLFYHDKRGESSTAIPGKFSYLYNIQNELNNTGNKNTTSTLAATADVRYELLKGLEYQGLLSYTSASSGVKSYATELSYYITQTRGYEFGSALSNSPQELASRLPFGGLAQLENAVNKGYTFRNSLIYNRFFGTRHNMSLQAGTEARSSLIQGNTDTRYGYMLYRGETFAPVPLTPAMLSNSSAINLNEAMRANSRVVNQESNFLSEYFSAVYGFDQRYIFNFNARLDASNRFGQDENKRFQPTWSVGGRWRLANEKFLRSLKWLNSFDLSATYGYQGNAVEAVSPYLIATDGGLSSIFKQYTLNIKSLPYPDLGWEKTRSWNLGLDYSMWNGRFNATANWYRKTSNILASRQVPVENGMNSATVFGSRMENTGYDLIISLIPVRSKDFMWQFSVNTGLARNRLEENQRINTQADYLNGTAIVNGQAYSTFYSYAFAGLDHNTGRPTFNNLNIKPTANDLDYLVKSGKLEPDFSGGFNTMFRYKNIALYAQFAMAFGAHKRLPVYYNASGAPTPDQNVPRLLNDRWKQPGDEQFTNIPSIPAGNPRRMEILLPLMTAVYASPYTLFNQSDYMVAGADFIRCRQLSLNYEFDQSLLKRIHVKRFSTSLSMTNPFLIAFDKKWRGYDPETAGWPARRMTSLSFNMTL, from the coding sequence ATGAGACTTACCGTCGTGCTATTGACAACCGCTCTCCTGCAGGCAAGTGCCACCGGACATGCACAAACTGTTACCATATCGGGTAAATCTATACCTTTTAAGCAGGTATTTTCTGCTATCAAACAGCAAACAGGATTTGTGGTATTCAGCAATACCAATACCATCAGCGAAGCCGGCTCAGTATCATTGTCGGCCAAAGAAATGCCTTTAAGAGATTTTCTGAACGAGCTGCTGAAAGACCTTCCGGTCACCTGGCTCATCAGCGATAATACTATTGTATTGTCGCGCAAGGTAACGCCAACCGCGCTACCGGCGCCACCCATCAGTATTTCCGGGGTCATCCGCTCGGCTACCGGGGAACTGTTACCCGGCGTTTCTGTACGTATTAAAAATACAGTCACCGGTGCGATCACGGCCGCTAACGGCTCCTTTTATTTTACTCATCTTCCCGAAAATACCATCCTCCAGATTTCCATGCTGGGGTACGAATCCATGGAAATAGGCGTCCGGCAATCGGATAATGGTTACACGGCCTATGCGGTGAATAAGGCGCAATCAGGCTCCCTGCTGGTTACAGACGGGAATAACCTCGTGATGAATATCACGCTGAACCGGAGAGATTATGAAATGAACAATGTAGTGATAACGGGCTACATGAATGTAAACAAAGGCAACTATGTAGGCGCTGTTTATTCTGTAAAAGCAGACGATATTAAAGTAGCCGGAGAAACCACGATCGATCAGATGTTGCAGGGCGTAGTGCCGGGTATGTCGGTGATGGTGCAATCCGGGCAGGTAGGCGCCAGCCCCAAGATCCGTATCCGTGGTACTTCCACCATCCTGGGTAATCAGGAGCCGCTATGGGTAGTGGATGGCGTGATACAACGGGATCCGCTGCCTATCCCCAATGGAAACGGTTCGCTGGCAGGGGATATGGGCGAGCTGCGCCTGATTGCTTCCAATGCCATTTCCTGGCTGAACCCCAATGATATTGAAACCATTACAGTTTTGAAAGATGCCTCCGCCACGGCTATCTATGGGTCGCAGGCGGCTAACGGGGTGATCGTACTCACTACCAAGAAAGCCCGCCCCGGCCAGCTGGCAGTTTCCTATACCTCTAATCTTTCTATCGGCCAAAGGCCTACCTATGGCATGTTTGATCTGATGAACTCCCAGGAGCTGATGAAGTTTTCAAAGGAAATTTATGATGCCCGCGAAAGCTATACGACGGATATCCTGCCTATTGGTTATGGTGGATTAATTCAGCAGCTGCAGAATAAACAGATCGACTATGCCACTTACGTACAGAAATACCGGAAAATGGAACAGCAGAACACCGACTGGTTCGGACTCCTTTTCCGGAATGCCTTTAACCAGAATCATAGCGTCAGCGTATCTGGTGGTACGGAGAAGATAACGAACAGAACTTCCTTTAACATGCAGCAGCAAAAGGGAGAAGCCCGGGGAAATGACCTCACCGCTTTTTCTGCATCTTCCAATACCACCCTCAGATTCGGAAAACGGTTAACGGTAAACCTCCTGCTAAACGGGAGTATCCGGGAAACCAACGGCTTTGCCTATGGCGTAAATCCTTTCGATTATGCCTATAATACTTCCCGTACCATCCCTATGTTCAATGACGATGGCACCCTCTTTTATCATGATAAAAGAGGTGAGAGCAGTACGGCCATACCCGGTAAATTCTCCTACCTCTATAATATTCAGAATGAACTGAACAACACCGGTAACAAGAATACTACGTCTACACTGGCGGCTACTGCTGATGTGCGCTACGAACTGCTGAAAGGACTGGAATACCAGGGCCTGCTGTCTTATACCTCTGCCTCTTCAGGCGTGAAGTCCTATGCTACGGAGTTATCTTACTACATCACCCAAACCAGGGGATATGAGTTCGGATCAGCGTTATCCAATTCGCCTCAGGAACTCGCCAGCCGCCTGCCTTTCGGAGGACTGGCCCAGCTGGAGAATGCGGTCAATAAAGGTTATACGTTCCGGAATAGCCTGATCTATAACCGCTTTTTTGGCACACGCCATAATATGAGCCTGCAGGCAGGAACAGAGGCCCGGTCGTCGCTCATACAGGGAAATACGGATACCCGTTACGGTTATATGCTCTATCGTGGCGAAACTTTTGCGCCGGTTCCGTTGACGCCCGCTATGTTGTCTAACTCCAGCGCCATTAACCTGAATGAGGCCATGCGCGCCAATTCCAGGGTGGTGAACCAGGAAAGCAATTTTCTCAGTGAATACTTTTCAGCAGTATATGGCTTCGACCAGCGCTACATCTTTAACTTCAATGCCCGCCTCGATGCTTCTAACCGCTTCGGGCAGGATGAAAACAAACGCTTCCAGCCTACCTGGTCGGTAGGAGGCCGCTGGCGCCTCGCGAACGAAAAATTCCTGCGCTCACTGAAGTGGCTGAATTCATTCGATCTTTCCGCTACGTATGGCTATCAGGGAAATGCCGTGGAAGCGGTTTCGCCTTACCTGATTGCTACCGACGGCGGACTTAGCAGCATCTTCAAACAATATACACTCAACATCAAATCGCTGCCTTACCCCGATCTGGGTTGGGAGAAAACCCGGTCCTGGAACCTCGGACTGGATTACTCTATGTGGAATGGACGTTTCAATGCTACCGCCAACTGGTACCGGAAAACCAGTAATATACTCGCCTCCCGGCAGGTGCCTGTTGAAAACGGTATGAACTCCGCCACCGTATTCGGCTCCCGGATGGAGAATACCGGCTATGATCTGATCATCAGCCTCATTCCCGTCAGGAGCAAGGATTTCATGTGGCAGTTTTCCGTTAACACAGGGCTGGCCCGCAACAGGCTCGAAGAAAATCAACGGATCAACACGCAGGCCGATTACCTGAATGGAACGGCGATTGTAAACGGGCAGGCGTATTCCACTTTTTATTCTTATGCTTTCGCCGGATTAGATCATAATACCGGCCGGCCTACTTTCAATAACCTGAACATTAAGCCCACTGCTAACGACCTGGATTACCTGGTGAAATCAGGTAAGCTGGAGCCCGACTTTTCCGGAGGTTTCAATACCATGTTCCGGTATAAGAACATTGCCCTTTATGCCCAGTTTGCCATGGCTTTTGGTGCGCATAAACGGTTGCCCGTTTATTACAACGCCAGCGGGGCGCCTACACCTGATCAGAATGTACCGCGCCTGTTGAACGATCGCTGGAAACAGCCGGGCGATGAGCAGTTCACCAACATCCCTTCCATTCCTGCAGGCAATCCACGGCGTATGGAAATCCTGTTGCCGCTGATGACCGCGGTGTACGCATCGCCCTATACGTTGTTTAATCAATCAGACTACATGGTGGCCGGAGCCGATTTTATCCGCTGCCGCCAGCTTTCCCTGAACTACGAATTTGATCAGTCGTTGTTAAAACGGATACATGTAAAACGTTTCAGTACATCGCTTAGCATGACCAACCCATTCCTGATTGCCTTCGATAAAAAATGGAGAGGATATGATCCGGAAACAGCCGGATGGCCTGCCCGCAGGATGACATCGTTATCTTTTAACATGACACTCTAA
- a CDS encoding FecR domain-containing protein, with amino-acid sequence MTEYNHYIAVLIGKYLDNSLSDEEQAALDEWINAAGNNRDLFTEMTNEQQLIHHLQRFYAHDSNRIARNISEHIPEFAAPPVHRISPFRKWSWAAAALLLLGSGVYFLIAHKQQSPPVLAATPARIMPGSQGAILTLADGREVVLDSMANGPVARQTGAAVVLSGGKLVYDPTGLQSREMQYNKMTTPKGRQFQLTLSDGTRVWLNAASSIRYPAAFGSKERKVEVTGEVYFEVSRSANNPFLVSIGDKAAIEVLGTTFNVNAYDNEHVIRTTLLDGSIKVGAAAGTGIVLHPGQQASIADKKITVADHPDIEKIMAWKNGLFNFDGADLEEVMRQLERWYNIDVVYENGIPDTRFMGEMSRRIALNDLLEILRRTEVDFRIEGRKLIVLNK; translated from the coding sequence ATGACTGAGTACAATCATTACATAGCCGTTCTGATCGGCAAATATCTTGATAACAGCCTGAGCGATGAAGAACAGGCTGCACTGGATGAGTGGATCAATGCTGCCGGAAATAATCGTGATCTCTTTACAGAGATGACCAACGAACAGCAGCTGATCCATCATCTGCAGCGTTTTTATGCACACGATAGCAACCGGATTGCCCGGAATATCAGCGAGCATATCCCGGAATTTGCAGCGCCGCCGGTTCACCGGATCTCACCGTTCCGGAAATGGAGCTGGGCTGCTGCTGCCTTATTGTTGCTGGGCTCAGGCGTCTATTTTCTGATAGCACACAAGCAACAATCTCCTCCCGTGTTGGCAGCCACTCCTGCCAGGATTATGCCTGGCAGTCAGGGGGCCATACTTACCCTGGCCGACGGCAGGGAAGTAGTATTAGACAGTATGGCCAATGGCCCGGTGGCCCGTCAGACTGGCGCTGCCGTGGTGTTATCCGGCGGTAAACTGGTATACGATCCGACAGGACTGCAAAGCAGGGAAATGCAATACAACAAAATGACCACGCCCAAGGGCCGCCAGTTCCAGCTTACCCTGTCCGATGGTACCCGCGTATGGTTGAATGCTGCCAGCTCTATCAGGTATCCTGCTGCCTTTGGCAGCAAAGAGAGAAAGGTAGAGGTTACGGGAGAAGTTTACTTTGAAGTGAGCCGCAGTGCCAACAATCCTTTTTTGGTTAGCATCGGCGATAAGGCAGCTATAGAAGTGCTGGGCACTACATTTAATGTGAATGCTTATGACAACGAACACGTCATCCGTACCACTCTGCTGGATGGGAGCATAAAGGTAGGCGCGGCTGCGGGTACCGGCATCGTACTGCACCCGGGGCAGCAGGCCAGTATTGCCGATAAAAAAATCACGGTAGCGGATCATCCGGATATTGAAAAAATAATGGCCTGGAAAAATGGCTTATTCAACTTCGATGGCGCCGACCTCGAAGAGGTGATGCGACAACTGGAACGCTGGTATAATATCGATGTAGTATATGAAAACGGGATCCCTGATACCCGGTTTATGGGGGAAATGAGCAGACGAATCGCTTTGAACGATCTGCTGGAAATATTACGGAGAACAGAAGTTGACTTTAGAATAGAAGGACGGAAACTGATTGTACTAAACAAATAA
- a CDS encoding sigma-70 family RNA polymerase sigma factor: MSTIEAYSETELIRSFQQGERKALHQVYALYQQMLCFFTAQLVADTMAAEDIVSECFINAFQKKEDFPTLNQLKSFLFTAARNAALNYLKAQKRHDDIHHSIEQGADKFSIDVENAYIRTEVIQLISLEIEKLPPQCRQVVRLAILEGKSAAEIAAELNMAYQTVLNQKAKGVALLRTVILKNELLSLPMLISVLSMLQR; encoded by the coding sequence TTGTCAACCATCGAAGCATACAGTGAAACTGAGCTGATCAGAAGCTTTCAGCAGGGCGAACGGAAAGCTTTGCACCAGGTATATGCCTTATACCAGCAGATGCTCTGTTTTTTTACAGCGCAGCTGGTAGCTGATACCATGGCTGCGGAAGACATCGTGTCGGAATGTTTTATCAATGCTTTTCAGAAGAAGGAAGACTTTCCTACCCTGAATCAATTGAAATCTTTTTTATTCACTGCCGCCCGGAATGCAGCCCTCAACTATCTCAAGGCGCAGAAACGGCACGATGATATCCATCATTCCATAGAGCAGGGCGCCGACAAATTTTCCATAGATGTAGAAAATGCCTATATCAGAACGGAAGTGATCCAGCTGATTTCACTGGAGATAGAAAAGCTTCCTCCACAATGCAGGCAGGTAGTACGCCTGGCCATACTAGAGGGAAAAAGCGCCGCTGAAATTGCAGCGGAATTGAATATGGCTTATCAAACCGTATTGAATCAAAAAGCCAAAGGGGTGGCATTACTGCGAACCGTCATCCTGAAAAATGAGTTACTTTCCTTACCCATGCTGATTTCCGTGCTATCTATGCTGCAACGGTAA